From a region of the Apteryx mantelli isolate bAptMan1 chromosome 20, bAptMan1.hap1, whole genome shotgun sequence genome:
- the LOC136993836 gene encoding olfactory receptor 226-like, with amino-acid sequence LHYAAIMKQQLCTRLVGAGWVIGFTLSSYHLVLLSKLTFCGPNKIQHFFCDNSPLFKLSCSDTSLLWKADSILISFVVLGSLCLILVSYMCIFHCILHMPSASGRKKAFATCSSHLTALAIVYGSCIVLYAQPTEEVSLETNTVVALLNTV; translated from the coding sequence ttgcattatgctgccatcatgaagcagcagctctgcacccgtctggttggtgctgggtgggtcataggcttcacactctcgagttaccacctggtcctcctctcaaagctgaccttctgtggccccaacaagatccagcattttttctgtgacaactcccccttattcaaactgtcctgctctgacaccagcctgctttggaaagcagactccattctgatatcatttgtagtgctgggttccttatgtttaatcctggtgtcctacatgtgcatcttccactgtattctgcacatgccatcagcatctgggaggaagaaagcttttgctacatgttcttcccatctcactgccttagccattgtctatggaagctgcattgttctctatgcacagcccacagaagaggtttccttggagaccaacacagttgtagctttgctgaacactgtc